The Deferrivibrio essentukiensis genomic sequence TTGTGATTTTTGATGACATCAGTTGGTTTTATTCAGGGGGAAAAGCCCATAAATTAGCTGATATTTTTAAAAAAGAGGTAAATGTCGGTTTAGCATATTATGGAGGAAGTGCAAAATTTGGTTTTTTGGGAATGAATGATAAGTTTAAGGAATATTATAAAAATAAGATAATAGAGGTAATTAAACATGGATGAAAAAACAGTTTATTCGCATCATATCTTTTTAATGCCCTTTAAGCTTAAAAATAATGTGCTGTGGAGTAAGAGCTTTCAAAATGACTTAAAAAGTAAAGGGTTTAAGTATGAAAAATTTTTGTTAAAAGATGAAAGTGCTTACAGTGAATATAATTATTTTTATGACTTTGCCGCAAAAGTACTTTTTAATGATTATGATGAAAGTGCAGATAAAAAGCTTGTGTATGTGTATAAATATAATGAAATAGAAAAGCTTGGCAGTTATTGTATTCAGATATCTAAAGGAAATAGTGAAAACGAGCTGTTTAGTCTCCCTTTAGAAAAAATCCTTTTTATGATTTATCCTGAAATAGGTATCGGTGTTTTATCTATTCATATGAATAATTATGCCTATTCTAACCCTAATGATATCTTAAAGATTAATGATTTTGGCAGGAGGATATATCCTCAATTTTTACCTCTTGATGCTGTAAAAGGGAGTTTTTTGGCTAATAAAATTTATTTTAAAAATATGCCTGAAGTAATAGAAGACTTTGAAGATTTTATAAGTGTGAAAGATATCAATACTAAAAATTTTTCTAACTTCAAAATTCCAAAGCATTTTAAAATAATATTACCTGAAAGTATCTTGAAAAGTATTGATTTATCGGTAGATGACAGAATGTTTACCATTTGTTGGACGGGAGTGGATAAGGAAAATTCAGTTTTTGATGAGCTTTTTGAATATGATGAATGTACAAAAGAATATACTTATGCTAATTCAGATTTTTGGCACAAGTATCTTTTTGTAGATGGTAAAGGTTCAACATGTCAAAGTTACAACATGATGCACGGTTTATTAAATAAACATACTTACGACAGGTGGGTAAAGTTCAAGACACTTTATGGGATTACAAGGTATTCATTTGTGGTATTTGGGGAGAGAAATGGTTTTTATGAAGGCGTTATTCTTAATCATGTAAAGACAATGTATTTTAAAATGGTATTGCTGTCACTTATTTACAGGTCAGCTTATTTAAAATTTTCTGAGGAGATAACTAATATATCAAATAATCTTGATTCATCAAAAACGGTCTCTAAAAATCTTGAAGATTTGTTTAGCAAATACTTAAAGTTTATAAATAACTACTATTTTAAGGAGGTAACGGCTCAAGAGCAGGGGATTGATATTTTTGATAAAATACTTGAAGCAAATAGGGTGAAGGAAAATATAAGGGAGCTTGAGGGGGATTTTAAAGATTTATTTGACTATGTAAATATTACCATTGATGACAGAAGAAATGAGTTGGTAAAAATTTTGACTGTTGTTGCTATGCTTGGTATTCCAATATCAGCTATTTTAGCTTTTTTTGGGATTAACGATGTAAAAACATCGAATTATTTAGAATTTTTGATTATAGATTTTAACTTAGAGGGGTTTGCACATATGCTTGTTTTACTTTCAATTACAGGCTCTTTAATTATAGCAATTTTTGCAATTAAAATATTGTTTTCAAAGAAATAATGGGGGATAGATTATGAGTGATAATCCATTTAAAATTTCGTTTAAACTAAAGCAACACACGCCTCTAATCCATTTTCAGCACAATCAAAAAGGAGCAACACTGAGGGCTACCGAGCTAAAACCAAAGCTGGATAAATTTCTAATTGAGCGTGTATTTAAAAAAGACAGAAAAAAATATGAAAAATATCTTATAGATAAGGATAAGGATGCGTTGAATTATAAGGTGAAGATAGTTTATAAAGATGTTGAGTTTTTTGATATTGAGCAGTCAATTCCAAAGCCAAACGGCAAGTTTAAAACTGTACAATTTCCACTATTTTTTGCAAATATGGGATTAAAAAACAAGGATGAAAAAAGGCGCTTCTCATTTACTGAAAAACCTATCGAAGTAGAATTTTTTTCACTTTATCCGGAAATATTAGAATTAATTGAAAAGAATTTTGCAGCATTTTTGATACTAAACAATTTTGGAACAAGACAGTCAAAAGGGTTTGGCTCTTTTTATATTCATCCTGACGATCCACACTACAAAAAATTAAGGCTAAATTACCATTTTACTATTGAGTTAAATAAAAAGCGGGCATTAAAAGATAATTTAAAACTTATATTTGAGAAAATTGAACTGTTTTATAAATCATTAAGAGCAGGTATAAATGACTTTAATTTTCATGAGCAGAAAACGAGCTTTTATTTTAAATCCATGATGTTTGCTTACGCAAAGTCTAAAAATATTCAATGGGATAAAAAAAGTATAAAAGAAAAGTTTTTTAATTCTTATCTTAAAAATCAAGCAAAAGAGCATAATAACGATGAGCTTTTGACGTTTAAGTCTAATCAAAAATATTTGATAAAAGAGTTGTTAGGTTTATCTACAGAAGAATCTTGGAAGTCGTACGATGCTTCAATTAAAAGGGAAAGTGAGGGAATTGAGAGATTTCCTTCACCATTATTTTTTAAACCCCTTATAGAAGATAATGTGGCAGAGATTTACTTTGAGCCACTACCAATTAAATCTAAAATGTATAATGCAGAATTTAATATTACTTCATCTACTTCAAGAGATATACTATCTCTATCAACACCTCCTAAGGATGTTTTTACGGTAAAAGATTTTTTAGACTTTGCTATTAATGTTGATTTAACAAAACATGTTCAAAATGAGTATCAGAAAAATCAAAAATTTAATGATTTAAAAGAAATTTATAGCAAGATTAAAAGCTACCGAGAAAAAATAACTAACAAAGCTGGAGGTAAAAATGGCTAAATATATAGGTCTATCCATTGGTCCCATTGTTCGGACTATTCAAGCAGCTAAAAAAATTAGAGAGATTTGGGCGGCAAGCTATGTCTTTTCATACATTATGAAGCAGGTTATAAAAGAATTTAAAGAGAGAGCAGATGATATTTTGTTGCCTTACATCGATAATGATATTTTTGAGCAAAAGCGTGTGGGAATATTCCCTGACCGATTTATTTTTAAATCAAGAGAAGGAGATTTTGAAAAGCTTGAGCAGTTATCAAAAGATATTATAGATGAACTGGCAAAGAAATATGATGAAAAACTTATTGATAAATTTAGAAAATATTTTCAGATATATTTTATTGAAAAAGAGCTTACCTTAGATAAAAAATCAGAAATAATTACCGAAATGAGCTCATTACTGGATGCCGTTGAATACAGGCAACAGTTTTTAAGGGATGCAAAGGAAAACATTGCTTCAATTTTAGCACCTGCAAATACAAAAAGTTTTTTAAGAAAGGAGGGTGGGTATAAAGAAAGATTTCCATGTATCCTTGAAGTTGCTGCAAAAGATTTGGCCGATGATTTTAGTGGCTTTAAAGAAAAATCTGAGCAGGACTTAGAAGATGAAGATATTTTAAAGGTTATTGAGAGTGAAAAAAATATAAAGAAAGCCCATAAATATATCGCTATTGTATACTATGACGGGGATAACTTTAGTAGTGCTCTTAAAGAATTAGATGATACAAGAGAATTTTCAAAAGCTATCTATGAGTTTTCAAAAAAATCTGCAAAAAAAGTAGAAGATTTTGGCGGGCTTATGATTTATGCAAGCGGTGATGACGGATTTTTCTTTGCCCCCGTTGTAAGAAATGACAAAAATATTTTTGATTTGATACAAGAAATTAAGAAATCCTTTGAGGAGAATATCAAAAAGAATTATCCTGATACTTCCATATCTTTTGGAATATCAATAAGTTACTATAAATATCCGATGAATGAGGCGGTTTCAGAAAGTATGAATCTACTTTTTAATAAAGCAAAAAAGTTTAAAGAAAAAAATGCTGTAGCCTTTAAAATTTTAAAGCATTCCGGTCACTATTTTGAAGGGGTTTATAATCAAGCTTCAATGGAGTATGCTAAATTTTTAGAGATTTTAAAAAGTAGTGATGAAAACTTTCTTAGCTCACTTATTTTCAAGACAAACACTCTACGAGGGTTGTTAAGCAGCATAGGTGCTGATAAGGAAAAAATTGACAGTGTATTTGACAACTTTTTTAATGAAGGTGTGCATATCAGCAGTAAAAGTCAGATTGATAAAATTAAGGAATTTTACAAGGCAATTATGACTTCAGACAAGTATAATAATTTTGAGGATAAGATTAATCTTTTTGTCAGCTCATTGAGATTTAATAAATTTTTGGGGGAAAAGTGATGAGTAGATATCTGATTACATTTAAACCATTAGTCCCTTACTTTTTTGGTAGCGAGCAAACTTTTGGGGAGGGGGATGAATCAAATTATTTTGGCAAATCTTTACAAATCCCTCAGCAGACAACTATTTTAGGTGCTTTGCGAGAGCAAATTTTAATTCAGGCAAATATTTGGAAAAAAGAAGGGTATACAGAAAAAGAAAAAACAGAAATCGAGCAATTAATCGGTAAAAGTTTTAGGATAAAAGAGGAAAACAACTTTGGAGTAATAAAAAATATATCCCCTGTATTTTTTTGTAAACATAAAGGTAAAAATTTTGATTTTTACAATTTCACACCCTTTGACCACGGGGTGGAGATAGAATTTGTAGAGGGTAGATGCAGCTTTGGTAGCCCAAAGATTCCAAAAATCAAAGATCACGAAAAGAATTATAAAAAGTCACAGCTTGTTAATATTAATAATAGTGAAAAGATTACTCTTGATAATGTAATAACAAGCTATGAAAAGATTGGGATTGAAAAGCAGGAAAATCAAGATGATAAGCAGGATAAATTTTATAAAAAATTATCTTACATCTTAAGTGACGAATTTAGTTTTTGTGTTATTGCAGATATAGACTACAAGCTCAAAGACAACACTCTTTATATGGGTGCAGATGGCTCATCTTTTCAAATGAGGATTTTTGATTTTGATAAAGATTATATTGAGCTATTTGGAAATCTTATTAGTAAATATGATAATACTGTTACTCTGCTAAGTGATGCATATGTAGAGCCTGAAATTCTTAATTACTGCTCATTTGCAATGACAGAAGTAGTAAATTTCAGATACATCAAGACATTGACCGGCAGTTATAAGTTTAAAAGAAATGAAAGTAAATCAGGGCTTGCTAACCTTGTAAAGAGGGGCTCTATCTTTTTTACTGATAACATGGAAAAGGTCATTGAGATACTTGATAAAAACAGCTCACTTAAAAATATAGGTTTTAATATTTATAAAATAAATAAAAATTAAGGGGTGAAAAATGTTAAAATACCATCTTTTTACAATCAGGACTTTATCAAATATGCATGTAGGCAGTGGTGATACAAATTTTGGAGTAGTTGACAATCTTATACAACGTGACCCTACTACAAATTATCCTTATATCAGCTCTTCAAGCTTAAAGGGTGCATTAAGGGAGCATTGTGAAAGTAACGGTCTTGACAGCGTAAGTAAAATATTTGGAAAAGAAGCCAAAAATAATAACGAAAGTGCACCTGGTAGCTATAAATTTTTTCCGGCTTATATACTTTCTATACCTGTAAGAAGTGATATAAGAGCATATTTTAATGGTACGTGTCCAAATATTTGTAGTTCATTTAAGAAAATATTGGATGATTTTTCAATAAATTACAAGTTTAACTACAATATTCCAAAGCCAGAAAAAGTAGAAATATGTGAAAACAACAAAATGGGGACTGTTGAAGGGTATGAAGTAAAATATAACAATGATATTTCAGATAAAAACTTTAAAGATTTATTTGGCGCCTACCCTGCAATATTTCCTGATGAAATATTTTTAAACGATGTAGCTTTAAATATGCCGGTAGTGGCAAGAAATAAATTGGAAAATGGCAGGAGTGAAAATCTTTGGTATGAAGAGGTTGTCCCAAGAGAGAGCAGATTTTACTTCATAGTTGGTGCACCTGAAAATGACTCTGATTTTAATGCTTTTGTAGAATCTATTACAAAATCTCCTGTACAGATTGGCGCAAATGCTTCTATCGGATACGGTTTTTCTTTAATTAGCCTTGTAAGTGAGGTGTAATATGAATGCAGTAGAAAAGCTTATCCCTTATGCTCTTGAGGCTGCAGAGCAAAATCTGGCTGAAAGTGGAAAAATAAAAAAGGTCTATAACGGCTATATTTCAGGGTTTGGGGCTACTGTGATTCAGGCGGGACTTATCCCTGCGGCGGCAAACCTTGAAAAAGATACAGATAGGACAAAAGGGAGTAGAAGACTAATTGCAGATGCACTCCTACATATTTTGGAAAAGATGGGTTATAAAGATATTGATAAAAAGAGTCTTACACGGACTGCTATAAAATATAAAGAAAAGATAAAGTTTAAAAATGATATCTTAGATGCAGCTACAGCTTTAAAGCTTGCTATTCGAACATTTAAGCTGGAGGATTAAAATGAAAAATGCCGGCTATCTATTTTACAAAAAATATTATTCTGATGATGGGGAAAACGTAAAGGTAAATTCAAATATAAATAGAGATTTGGAAGAATTAAAAATAGATGAAACCTTTACCTATTATTCTACATTTTCTAATCTTAAAAGTTTTGAGCTCAAGACCATCTACCCCGGGCTTTTAATTGGCTCAGGTTATAGTCATGATGTGGAGGATAAAGAAAGTGGCGGCTACAAGTTAGGCTTTTATTTTGACCATACTACAGGATTGCCTGTTATTCCCGGCTCATCTGTTAAAGGGTTATTAAGGGCTTATATGGAAGAAGAAGATTATTTTAATTATCTGCTAAAGTTTAACAATATAAATAAAAGCCTATCTGCTAAAAATGTTGTAAATGCTATATTTGAAGGGGAATTAAATGGTAAAATTATCCCTATGTCTAAAAGGGATATTTTTCTTGAGGCGTATCCTTTAAAAAGTGGCAATAAATTTTTGGGTAGTGATTATATTACTCCTCATAAAGACCCTTTAAAAAATCCTGTGCCTATTAAATTT encodes the following:
- a CDS encoding type III-B CRISPR module-associated Cmr3 family protein encodes the protein MSRYLITFKPLVPYFFGSEQTFGEGDESNYFGKSLQIPQQTTILGALREQILIQANIWKKEGYTEKEKTEIEQLIGKSFRIKEENNFGVIKNISPVFFCKHKGKNFDFYNFTPFDHGVEIEFVEGRCSFGSPKIPKIKDHEKNYKKSQLVNINNSEKITLDNVITSYEKIGIEKQENQDDKQDKFYKKLSYILSDEFSFCVIADIDYKLKDNTLYMGADGSSFQMRIFDFDKDYIELFGNLISKYDNTVTLLSDAYVEPEILNYCSFAMTEVVNFRYIKTLTGSYKFKRNESKSGLANLVKRGSIFFTDNMEKVIEILDKNSSLKNIGFNIYKINKN
- a CDS encoding type III-B CRISPR module-associated protein Cmr5, whose amino-acid sequence is MNAVEKLIPYALEAAEQNLAESGKIKKVYNGYISGFGATVIQAGLIPAAANLEKDTDRTKGSRRLIADALLHILEKMGYKDIDKKSLTRTAIKYKEKIKFKNDILDAATALKLAIRTFKLED
- the cmr6 gene encoding type III-B CRISPR module RAMP protein Cmr6; the encoded protein is MKNAGYLFYKKYYSDDGENVKVNSNINRDLEELKIDETFTYYSTFSNLKSFELKTIYPGLLIGSGYSHDVEDKESGGYKLGFYFDHTTGLPVIPGSSVKGLLRAYMEEEDYFNYLLKFNNINKSLSAKNVVNAIFEGELNGKIIPMSKRDIFLEAYPLKSGNKFLGSDYITPHKDPLKNPVPIKFLKVLPDVKFKFNFILQDDIYLSADEKLKLFKTILLDIGIGAKTNVGYGKFVECQVCI
- a CDS encoding CorA family divalent cation transporter — encoded protein: MDEKTVYSHHIFLMPFKLKNNVLWSKSFQNDLKSKGFKYEKFLLKDESAYSEYNYFYDFAAKVLFNDYDESADKKLVYVYKYNEIEKLGSYCIQISKGNSENELFSLPLEKILFMIYPEIGIGVLSIHMNNYAYSNPNDILKINDFGRRIYPQFLPLDAVKGSFLANKIYFKNMPEVIEDFEDFISVKDINTKNFSNFKIPKHFKIILPESILKSIDLSVDDRMFTICWTGVDKENSVFDELFEYDECTKEYTYANSDFWHKYLFVDGKGSTCQSYNMMHGLLNKHTYDRWVKFKTLYGITRYSFVVFGERNGFYEGVILNHVKTMYFKMVLLSLIYRSAYLKFSEEITNISNNLDSSKTVSKNLEDLFSKYLKFINNYYFKEVTAQEQGIDIFDKILEANRVKENIRELEGDFKDLFDYVNITIDDRRNELVKILTVVAMLGIPISAILAFFGINDVKTSNYLEFLIIDFNLEGFAHMLVLLSITGSLIIAIFAIKILFSKK
- the cmr4 gene encoding type III-B CRISPR module RAMP protein Cmr4, which produces MLKYHLFTIRTLSNMHVGSGDTNFGVVDNLIQRDPTTNYPYISSSSLKGALREHCESNGLDSVSKIFGKEAKNNNESAPGSYKFFPAYILSIPVRSDIRAYFNGTCPNICSSFKKILDDFSINYKFNYNIPKPEKVEICENNKMGTVEGYEVKYNNDISDKNFKDLFGAYPAIFPDEIFLNDVALNMPVVARNKLENGRSENLWYEEVVPRESRFYFIVGAPENDSDFNAFVESITKSPVQIGANASIGYGFSLISLVSEV
- a CDS encoding Cas10/Cmr2 second palm domain-containing protein, yielding MAKYIGLSIGPIVRTIQAAKKIREIWAASYVFSYIMKQVIKEFKERADDILLPYIDNDIFEQKRVGIFPDRFIFKSREGDFEKLEQLSKDIIDELAKKYDEKLIDKFRKYFQIYFIEKELTLDKKSEIITEMSSLLDAVEYRQQFLRDAKENIASILAPANTKSFLRKEGGYKERFPCILEVAAKDLADDFSGFKEKSEQDLEDEDILKVIESEKNIKKAHKYIAIVYYDGDNFSSALKELDDTREFSKAIYEFSKKSAKKVEDFGGLMIYASGDDGFFFAPVVRNDKNIFDLIQEIKKSFEENIKKNYPDTSISFGISISYYKYPMNEAVSESMNLLFNKAKKFKEKNAVAFKILKHSGHYFEGVYNQASMEYAKFLEILKSSDENFLSSLIFKTNTLRGLLSSIGADKEKIDSVFDNFFNEGVHISSKSQIDKIKEFYKAIMTSDKYNNFEDKINLFVSSLRFNKFLGEK